In Oryzias latipes chromosome 6, ASM223467v1, the sequence ATGAATAAACATAAAGCCTTAATATTAGGTCAAAGAACAAGCTATGATGTGTTACTATTGCCCAGGAGAAAGACAATAACAGCGTTATCATTAGCGGTGTTAGAAAAGCTCGTCAAAGCACACTTAATCCTTATAGGTTTATTCCAAACAATGGTGAATGTCATGTGAGCCCAAGCTCAACGTAGACAtttgttgattaaaaatgtcatttcacgCTAATCGCAAACCTAAGATCGTACAGCTTCCATGTGACTTCTGTGATTTGTTAAGAAGGAAACATAGTTTTATCCATAGTATTTTTGCAAGTAGTTTGTTgtacatttgaaataaatgtttatcaCTTGTGGATGaaagtggtttttatttttttccctgtgaACTCACAATCACAGACATTCGATGGAGCTCTAGAAAGTTCTTTTGGGTGGCGCCTTTCATCATTATCCATGCATCTACGACTGAGCGAGGCCGACCATGGAGGCACTCACATCCCACAGCCTCTTGGCTGCCTCATCATCCAGAGCCTGGGGGGCAGGAGTCTTAGGTGCACAGTCACTGCAATCACAGCAAAAGACTCAATTAGGTTTGCTCCTTCGGTCATAGGAGTGGGTTAATAACTCGCTAAGGAACGACAAATGCAAAACATCACACAACTGACAGGGAAATCAAGCAATGTTTGTTCATGGTCATAAGCTTGAGCAGCTGAAAATGCATCGCTGTCTTAGTAAATGTAATCAAATTAATTTGGTAATGGATTACTGGAAATACAGAAAAGAGAATAAAGTCATTTATAAGTTTTAGAGagcaagttttgttttgttttttttagtcaaacaaaacaaatgagcaAATACACAAATGTTATTCATTTAACGAAAAAGGGATGAAGTATaagaattttgtttgttttctctatCTGTTGCTTTGCTAAACAAGTAAAATCACGCAGCCAgagccttttttaaatttattaattGCTTTTATGTGCCAAAAAAAGTAGATATTTGCTTAGAAAGCACTTCTGTCcatatttggtcacctacaatcATCAGGGTTTCATTTTGACGATTTCTGTTGTCaaaatttttccctttttcaagAGAAACCAACTtgctttttggatttttgaaaTAAGAAACTACCTATGgtttttcaggtaaaaaaaaaaaaaaacatccaaaagttTAACAATTACACCTTTAGGGAGTGATAAACTATCTACCTTATTAAAGTCTTTCTagacattcttttatttttccattgcaAAATTTGACATCATTACAATGTTTACAACCAGTATAAGTATTTATCCCAATAGTTTTGCAATAATTCAAGCAGCATTCCCAAATATAACTGCACCTGTAGCAGTATTTCCACCAATTTTTTTTCAGGTAACTTGGCATATATGGTTTAATTTATCTAATCTTACCTAAATATTTTGATCTCCGTTCAAAATTAGCGGTAGGAGTAATTTCTAAAAGTTCTTTAGTACTTAAGCACATAAGAGCACACTAAAGCTCCAGCTGTAGgcattcatccatgcattttttgCAGGAAATGCAATGAATTTAGGTGCATTCTTCTTGGTatataaacattaaaacaaaagaaaatatggaCATATAACTCTTGAAAATTCTGCCTTAGCGTTTTCAGAGGTTTGGTAGTAAACCAAATTTAATAAAAGTTTGGTTGAAAACATAACCAATTTAATTTCTAATGTAATTTTAcattaaaccccttttgtaaaatCTCTGCCAAGTTAAGAGGATATCTTATAGTAACTCAACCAGCATCTCTGTAATCCCTTCACCTTCAGCGAGTCTTTGAATCTATTTCCGATTATTGCTTTGATTTTCCAGCCAGCGTTTGTGCTCTCATCACTTAGCAGGTAGCTATTTTCTGCCGAGAAAACCTTTGTTAGGCCTTCTGTGTTCAACTTGCACTTAATAGTTTTAGATAAAGTTAATTATAGGCCAATGAAAAAGGTAAAACTCATGTGACCCAGTGCAGAACAACGTTTGAAGGACTGTGAACTCCGAACTGATGCTCATTAAAAAGCTCCTGACACTAAATGGAAGTTTAATTACCTTGCAgggaatattttaaatatactgTTCTAATGCATGAGAAGAGGGGTGTTGTTTATGATGGTATTGTTACTTTTTCACATCAAATTATGATTAGAAAAATAGAAACAGAATTGAAAATAAATCTATGAAAAAGCCATTTCTAGAAACATTAATTAGGTGTTCAAGCTTTTTTGTTCCATAATCCTAATAACTTCATACACAAATGAACACACCTAACTACATAACATTCAAGAAATAAAACTGCAAGATGTAAAGTTCCtacattttgttgtgttttagacCTAAATCCTCCCaaatattttcttcttaaaagtATTTCTCCTAATTGTATTCTAGAGTTTattctaacttaaaaaaaaccaattgattaattaaaacaataatattaatataGCAGTCTATTTTTAGATGTGTCATCTTTTATGAATTTTATCATCTTGCCCTCCAGAAATACTGTGAACTATCAACATTGTTCCTTCCTCCTCTTGATCAAAATGATAAAGCTCAAAGGTCAGGTGGCGCGTTATTTTCAGGTTAGTCCACAGAGGCTTGATTCAGATCAAATGCTGACTTTGTCTTTGTCACTTTGACATACTTTAGAGCAGtggttttcaaccttttctgagccaagtacactttttccttgacaaaCAGCAACCAAAGTTTTTGGTTAAACTCTGAAGTCTATATTGATGGACAGCATTCTCCACGAtcttgcatgcttttttttggtaataGCTGAGGCACAAAAAATTtcaatttaaagcttttttttcccttaaagttGTGATTCTTTTCAATAAAAACCTTCTACTGAATTTGTTGAAAATTTGCCCAGGTAGTTGATTTGCCCGCCGGTGtattaaaatgcaatttcttGTAACCTCatgaaaaccaaataaaatgacattctTTCCAAActgtagtttatttatttttaaaagagaaatttTTGAACCAATATATAATCACAGCATGCTTGATtaaatttagataaaaaaacaacattatatTCTTATAATCTCTGACTGTAATTCCTTTGTGCTCCAACACAAACCATGAAGAAGAaccaaactgtttatttctgacttcatcaaaaatgtgcaaactgtTAGAACAGATGTTTGGGTTTGTTGCAACAGTTAACAGCAGCAAGAGACGCCGTCACATTAacgcaatgcatcatgggagattgAGTGAAAAGCAGTGGTGCTGATGCCAGACATTCACCTTTTGGCGGTCTGACACCGGAAActgctgcattggctccctgtgcgtttcaggattgattttaaaattcttttaatggtttataaatgttttaatggtcttgggccttcttatttaaatgatattattttaaaaatatgagcccttgcagaccctgaggtcctctggcactggcctccTAGTTGTTCCTTAGGTGAGAACCAAAACATATCCATttcttaattaatttttttaaggactattattatttttatgttttaatatgttactccttaaatttttattttacttactaaggttatgttttaatcattttatgtattttattttttaatttaataatacTGTTAtatcctattttattttattgttgttattttattataatttttattctgatgtttcataatccagtgtttcctcttggggatccattgtTCTGGGGCACTACCGGCTTCACCTGTAGGGGGTGTTGTTGCTGCAGTGCCCGTTCTCATTGGGCtggctggggtcccgctctgtggtccAATAGCTGTAGAGTGGGCCCTTGGCTgctcacagcagtaccaagccagaccttcttttaGCGTTTAGCAGTTCTTTGTTTGTTCACGGTTCTACTGGGGGAACTgggagggaggggtcccatctgtgtgtgattgtcctgtgtttttaatagttttaattttttatgattattttatctgcttttatgttaagggctttgtgtttttaactgaaatgaatggcgccatataaataaatttagtttgagtttaaactttttgttttttttagttgacaCAAGTCTCAAAGAGTTAAGCATTTTGGATGTCAAGAATCCAAAgtgacattttaattttaactaaAACATTATCTAAAATAGGCCAGAACAATAAATCTCATATGTATTGTTATCTCGATATTAACCAGTGCAATTCGCAtaatcgcaaaagacggcgaaaattgcGACAAACGTGCTAAAAAAATCTTatagcagcttgaagtatttatcCATTTGAGTACCgtaatcagatggagccctattatgttagatgctcacctcctatgtagacgagggtcatttggagtgtcaTTTAAGTTAAATTTACGTAATCATTTAAtatattaaattaaactgttgcagtgaaatggaaattatgtttttggttgttttgctattaaTCCGTGTTTCGCAacttatatcgtcatcgcaatattgatcaataATATTGCACATCGAGACTTTTCCTCATATCCTGCAGCCCTAATCTAATAGATTACTTTTAGGAACTAAGAATCTTCCCTCCCTACTGGAAAGGAAATCCTAACAAGTGACACATTAATGGACAAAGCTTAATTAATAACATTACCTGCAGGTTGCGAAAGATATCAGACGTCAGGCTTAACCTACCTCTCAGTTacagtgaataaaaaaagaattgtataTTTTCTGACCATATGAAGCTAACTGAATTAAGAAACATTGGAAGAAAAGAGAACAGGCTCACTTACACCCCTTCGGTTTTCCAGTCTATTTATTGACACCCGGAGACTGACCTGTAGTAGAGGCCGCTCTCATTTTGCAGCTTTTCCTCCACAGCGCAGTAGATGGTTGTCTGCGCCCCTTGTGAAGAAGACTTGATGAAGAAACTGAAAGGTTTGTACAAAACCCTTTTCCACAAGGGTATAGTAGGCAAGAAGTGTCGGCCAAGCTCTGTCTTAATCACTCCTGGGTGGAGGCTGTATGTCGTTACTCCAGTTCCTGTGAAGTGACAGAATGAAGACACATTTTGTCAATGTTTTTACTATTTAGAATAATTTGAACAAAACCTCTTGAATAAGACAAATAATGAACAATACCTTCCAACCTCTTGGCCAACTCTCTTGTAAACAAGACATTGGCTAGTTTGCTTTGACGGTAGCTTTTCCAAGGATGGTAATCTTTCTCCAAATTGATGTCGTCAAAATAAATTTCACCTGTgtgcacacacatttttataaacGCTGTATGGTACACAATTTTCACAACATCCTTTCAACTGAAACTGAAGGTCAGATTGCACCTTTTTCGTGTGCTAAGCTGGAGACATTAACTATGCGACTCGGAGTCGACTTCTTCAAAAGATCCAACAAACAGTTTGTCAACAGGAAGTGGCCAAGATGGTTCACGCCAAACTGCATCTCGAATC encodes:
- the LOC101171076 gene encoding retinol dehydrogenase 13, giving the protein MEKSLLLQYPTTIAVVTLTGVGLFAFKRWMAGGVCCSKVRLDGKTVLITGANTGIGKETAVDLAQRGARVIMACRDMERANKAAEDVRKRSGNGNVIVKKLDLASLESVRHLSKEVLASEERLDILINNAGIMSCPQWKTEDGFEMQFGVNHLGHFLLTNCLLDLLKKSTPSRIVNVSSLAHEKGEIYFDDINLEKDYHPWKSYRQSKLANVLFTRELAKRLEGTGVTTYSLHPGVIKTELGRHFLPTIPLWKRVLYKPFSFFIKSSSQGAQTTIYCAVEEKLQNESGLYYSDCAPKTPAPQALDDEAAKRLWDVSASMVGLAQS